The nucleotide window GGAATAACAGCATCACAAAAATCTATGTCAGTCGTGAGAAGCATAGACCTTCGTTTTTCTCGAGGTCTATGTGAGGGTAACTATTTGTCATAATTGATACCACAAATTCTTATAAAATACAAATCTGTAAAATAATGATGAACATCctgatacaaatatttttgaatattactAAGACATAAAGAAACCACTAATGCGACGAGTTTTAAGATGAATAAGGCCTTGGCCACCTTGAATGAGAGGTAAGTATAGTGTTTCTGAAGGAATCCAATGACGTCCTTGCcagaaaatttcagcaaaagggTATGAAGGTAAGAAATTGTTTGATTGGGAGTTGGACAAGTCAATCTATGAAGTAATTTGATGCAATCACCAGATTAATGACCAAAACAAGACCTCTGTAAGACATGCCAGGTGCAAATGACGACCAAAACTTCACCTTGTTTTCAGTGATGTGCACTAATTCAGACcaatttttctgacaataattatttgaattaCCAACATACACACCAAGCAGTTTTAAACCTGTTGAtttcaatttgatatttaaCGGCATGTCATTACGATTTTGCCGACAACTAGACCAGAGACCTTAAGATTTCCTTAGGTCAACTTTTGTCAGACGCCTTACAATTTATTCTGTCCAACTCTTCATTcagagtacaattaaagtctcCACCAGGAATAACTACACTGTCAACATCTAAACTTGAAAGCAGATCATTCAACTTGGTAAAACACCACAACCGTTCCTTTATTTCTCATTTGTCCATACATAATAATATTGACCAGGCTGCAAATAAACTTATTTTCTGCACAACATACGACGCATACGTTAAAACAAAAGATtgaaggcctgtgttggcaccgcATTGTCTCATTagaaaatttacccactagattacaatttcaaaggGAAACAAAACGCTGTctcacctccataatcctcttacagacagGAATAAAAACGATCCCAAGGATCGCCAAAATGGCCTTTAAGGGAAGTCTTTTGAAACACTGGGCAAAGCTTGAAAAAGACACAACACTGAGGAATCTATTACCAGAATGAACAATTATTGCTTACTGCTTACAAGAgttacaaaaatttaaaagacacaccagtcaaaacaatattttcaaaagtaaatgaacataaaacaaacagacTGGATCGCTAAACGAATTTACAACGCGATTCAAACATTCATAAACTTGCCTCACTACTAGATGAACAAGAACACTGAAGTCACAGTTTAAAAAACTCACAAACACTAATTGAGGAAAGAATTTActctgcgactgatgagaaaccacacctGTTGTAACACTATAGGCCCGGCAGCGTCTCGCCTTAAGCTTTctccacacaaacaaaacattatcgTACAAAATAATCTAAACTTCCCTACACAAATCCGAAACgaaacaaacactgatcaatGCAACACAAACTTTGAGATGGTAAGGTTAGGaaccttttttttatttttatacatacgtatatatgtatatatcgtTGTATATCATGCATTTTGCTTTGTGAGAAAACTCCATATAATCTATTCAGAAAATAAATGAACCTTTCACAAGCAAACAGAAGTTATGGGAAAAACACCTCGATGCTTTGTCGGAGTCCGACAATAATATAGTATATgatatttgatttcaaaatagcaAACAGAAAGAGAGACTGACTAACGCAGTCAGACAATATTGGTACCAGGCGGAGAATTTTTATAAGATAAAAAGAACATGCGGAAATTATCGTGATCGTGATCATCACACTTCATACACTGATCGGTTACCTAAACAATGTAACACAAGTTTTTAGGAGTCAGTCGCACAACTCTCCAATAAGTTAAGTACTCTGAAAACACCAAACTCTCTAAAAGACGAGTCTACGGCCATATCTAACTACGTCAAGATTCTATATTCGTACTTTTGACGCATCTAGGTGCTTGGTTAGGATAGTAAATTCATGATTAGAGGATAGTGAGACCTGAGTGTGTCTTGTAATGTTGTGTGCATTAGCCGCTTTAATTCTGGTTGAACATCTCATGGGAACTCTCATATTATGTATGAAACTAGAATTTTGTACTCGTCCAATAGATGGAAACGAATAAACAAATACGTGGAGTAAAAGATTTCAAATAGGCCAATACTGATAAGAAATACAAAGTTCATGGCCTTCTTGGTAATCTTCTCTAATCAAACAAtaaatgtaaaactttgagtGTTACAGGTACGACAATTTGGATTCCAGATGCATAGGTGGATAGTTAAACATATGTATGGAGTTACATTCAGCTGCTTGGATGTTTTCTAGCCTAATAGATTATTTTGTTGTGGAGCAGTATCTTATTTTGATGTAATTGCGATAAgataccgataacgtagtagtTCTCAAGATTCCTTTGTAGAGTTATTATAGACCTTCAGCAAAAGGACACAGTACGTCAAGATGATGAATACATGTACGGAATAAAAATCGAGAAATTTGTTAGTGAAATGTAACCTTGGTTTCCTTTGCGAGACCATATATTTATAAATAGAAGATCATATGCCCCTACCTTTTTATGAGAGAATTCTGGAAATTCAAATGCATCTTTATTTTGGAAGCCTATTACTTTATTGCTAAGTGCTGGTAGGAAGAGCTCCTATAAACGACGACTCCGGAAAAGTAAGCTGAAAGCAATTACAGAATAAACACAGCCACTGCTATATTAGTGAAAGTGAAGAGAAAACATATACAGTAACATTTTCTATCAGTGGCAATCTCGCATTTTCCATTCCACATAACTCTAAAAACTGATGCACCTACTTATTTCCGAAAGCGAGAGACATCGATCGCTTTTCAGTTAAAAGTCTGACGCACTTGATAGACACAGTGACATCGACTGTTCTATCCTTCCTATctttgttgaaaatgttgatctGGATTGCCCTACTGGACGATATTTTGTTACTCTCTCTGAGTTTCAGAGGGATATCATTTTTTCAAGGACAGAAAATGATTAAGATTTTGATATTACGTGTACATGTACTCGTGTTTTATGCACGCGATGTCTATTTTGCATGCAGAATGTTGATTTAATTGATACACCTGAAAGCTACGATTACATCGTAAAAAGAAATTTAGCCTCAAAACTTCGCATTGCACGAACGTTCCCAACAACTTAATGGAAACATATGCGAACTCACTACGATCAACGGTGTCATATATCCGTTTAGCTAGCTTTATTTTACCATTAGCTTTTTCCCTGTAAAACAACTGCACAGACTGCTGCGTAAACCCTCTTCATATGTACGTCTGGaaatttggggtttttttggtgAAAGATATCTTTTAAAAATGCATTGTGATGGAAACTCTACATCATGGAATGCGCACTCTTCCCTGCCATGCACTACGTCTAACTCAATATCGATGAAAAGCATAGAGCTTCATTTTAGAACAGCTCATGGATACATCTTCTACACATGCATTGGAATCCGCGTCCTTGAAAAAAGACTTGAATCACCGCAGTACAACATACGATATCTTGGTCATCTCACATTCGTTTGTACTTTTTCATAATTAATCCCTGTACTCTTTGCGTTTTATACGACGTAGCTCTTCGAAAATTATGAATAGCAGCCTTATTATGCAATGTTCATTTTGCAATAGCAAGTTAAGAGCAATGAGCTCTCTATGTGTTAGGGTATCCTAAGTTATGCGTTTCATCCTGCTGCCTGATAATATGGGTTCTTTATTCTGAGACTCCTTATTTCCAATATTGTTGATATCTTTATCGAATTTGTTCTcataattttttctttctttcattcttttCTTTTAGTTTTGGATTTATCTTGTTAATTAATTGCAATCGTCTTGGACATTTTTTTcgatattattttatttctttctgtTCTTTTGATGATTTGCAGTCGTCTTTGACATGATATCTAGATGTGAACATGATTAAATTCTGCTGGTACGAGTAGAGCAATAAATCTATTTTAGTCTTTCCAATTGGTATTTTGGTAAAACAGCCAAAAGGCAAAAAGTAGCCTTGAAATCATGTCTGTATGCATACCAGACATTGTTAGGAGGAAAATTCAAAGTTCAGTGACCTACTCATTAAGTAACCACTCGAATCATTCTTCATGCTGGAGATGCCAGAGGAAACGCTTTCCTGCACAAATACTTTTCAAATCCTTCGTTTTGAATTATCGTCGCTCTCTTTGTTGCAGTAAATGATCTTCTGAATATTTGGTGTTTGTCACAAGTTCACAAGAGCTTTCATGTTGAAAATGTTGTATCGATGTACTGTTCTATAGGAAAGAATCTCTCTGTTGTAAATGATTGCATTAATGATTCGTATTGGGTTGGGTGATTTACTGTATCTTGCAGCCTAAGTGAATCATCAATGAAAGGAGGGGGGCACACGCTGTCTTTGCATGTGCTGGCTTCTTAAGAATGATAGACTATTTAATGTCACATTTGATGAGTAACTAGTGATAAGATTATACAGTGTGAATCGTATTATCTAAATGTGAACGAAGTTTGTTATGGATCATTTCGCGTGTGGTTTGTGCTGACACACAAACGATAGGCCTTAATAATGCAAAAACAAATGTTTAGGTGATATTACAACGCAAAATCAAATATCCAATGTTAGTACAAGGTACAAAGGTTTGTCTCTGATGCAATTGTAATGTTTTGCTAATTTAATGGTGAGTTTGCGAGATGCATATTACTCCAGGCAAATATGCCATTACAACGAATTTTAACTCACCTgctttcatttgtttgtttgcgttCTTAGTCCTGGCGACGGTACTTCGAATAACAAATTTTAAGCAGATAATACACCGAATCGTCACTTTGGTCACAAATTGAGGCCATTTGGCTTTTATGTGCCTGATTGCAATGGTTGGGATTCTTTGATTGGAAAAAGGGCGGAAATGGGTTCTTATATCGGCAGGCGCCAGGTGACAGTGTCATTGCAGCTGGTAAGTGTGATTTTGAGAATACTACAAAAAGTGATGCAGCCAAGCATTAGATTCAGGAAAGTATTGAACATTGGAAACCCTCTCAGTAGCACACCTCAGTAGATGTTTACGGATAGGGAGAGGGTGGAAATGCGGAGCGGACTAATAGAACAAACTCGTATATTTATGATATAGGCAAGAGTCAATGTAAAATGCAGGGTTTTGTTTCTGATGATAAGTCTTCAGTAACTACGGTAATTCCAGGGGTTatttattcaaaaggggaaagaAATTCTGCCTTGTACTTTAAAGATAATATACAATACCTTTGAAAAACGTAATATACGACCTGATACAAAGAAAATTCACCTATCTTTTGTGAAACCTATAGAGTGAATATCTTAGGTACGTAGACATACCAGAAACTGAGtgaatatatcaaaaatcaccATGATTAATTTGAGTTGcaatgatcaacaatatctaacaCACTTATGTTACAGGACTTGGATTTAATGTGAATTGTCCAGAAACATTAATTTCCTATATCGGAGCAACTGTTATTTATCCCTTTAAAGaatcaaagatttttttttggtttttcttttcttttcgttTTTAAGACAGTGACATGTCTAGAAAGAAATTCGAGGAAACCTTGTCAAGGACGTTATGGTGAATGTGTAAAATATcatgtgtaaaatatgcaaatgcaaTAATAATGATGTGGAATCTCTCTATTGGCTGTATGTGCTTTCCGCATCTTTCTGTTACAGCAccaaaaacatataaatttggACCACAAAGACAGACGATTACAGAGTTTGACGTTCGTCACAAGATTCAGCAGCTTTTCATCATGAAAATGTTGGTGATTTCGACCGTTCTTATCCTCCTTTATAGAACACGTGAGTTTATCTCCGGTCGTTTTTTATGTATGGCCTGGGAGTCAGCTGTCTTATAAGAATGTACAGGTATAAAATCCTTAGATTAAAACCATAACTTATGTGAGAATGTCGAGAGTCGAGTCAGGGTACAGTAACATTTGCAAGTAGTAGTTTAATAGTTTAAATCAACCTCTTAATATCGGTATATGGAAAGTCAAAGTCAAGTCAAATATTAGTGGCGTAACACTTTAATAATTTATAGGAAGGGATCATCTCTCCATAAATAGCAGCCATACCATGAAGATTCGACATCTCTCATACGCTTGCAAGTTTTCGctatatatatcaaaatatgccttCTTTAAGAACGAAGCTTTCATTTTCGTACAAATTAGTGCAACCTGCGAGGCAATTGTCTAAGTGCcaacaaacaataaaaacaaggtCTAAATGACATGACCAACAGAAACAAAACACACAGAAATGGTTATCAGTTTAGGAGTGGATGCTTCTAATTTGTATCAAAGCGTAATTAATGGCATTCGGATACGTACAAGTTGATGTAGGCAGAAGTCAAAGTATTGTTGGACGTTGAACTCGTCTTTTGCTTAATGATAAACATCAGCCTCTCCAATCTATCTCTTGtttactcattcattcattcattcattctttttttctcttcttcgtttctttttttcctttatatatttctgtctgtctgttcctGGCTTGAAGCGTTTGGCCTGGAGTTATTCCAAGATGCCCTTAGCCACGGCGATGCGCAGGCGTCATGTGAAGCAAACGGCATGTCTCTGGTCATCGATTCGAATGCAGACATACATTCGGCGATATTGTCACTGCTGAGTAGCAATGGGTTAGATAGCACGGATATTTGGATCAACGGCGAGCAAGATTCCAGTGGTACATGGGTTGACAACAATGGAAATGCCCTGGGGAGTTATCAGCCATGGGAAGATGGAGAACCCAATGGCAGCGGTGCTTGTCTACAACTCTGGTAATGGCGTCAACATATACTCTCCTCTCACTCAACGGAGTCAGACTTTCTTTAAACATGCAACCAACTTGTAAAGACCTTAAATATGAGAGCTTAAAACTAGCAGCGAATACACCTTTTACATGATTTCAATTGATACATATTATGTTAccctatgtatgtgtgtttacaACCAATGGCGAATACTCCTTTTTCACTCAATTGAATTTTATACAGAAAGAAGGAATTCGATAGGGAAAAAATCCACATGCTATTTTTTCCTTGAAAATCCTAATAAATAGTAAAGCAAACAACTTCCCCACAATGCTTTTCTTATACTGCAGTATAGTATGTTTAAGTTTATTCCAATCTCAGAGCAGTTAGCCTGTACACAGGAACTATGAATTGGGTTTCGTTTgcaaaaatttaaagttattaTTAACCTATAAACAATTTACTTCACTCTAGGGCTTACGTAGGGCATAAATGGGACGACACACCGTGCAGTGTGACCAAACCTTACGTCTGTGACTATATATCACGTAAGTATCCTTACGTATTGAGGTACAGTGACAAAGGAACAAAGCAAATACAATACACTGAGTTCAATCATTTTTTGTTAAGACTCAGAACTATAGAGGAAATTGAGTACGTGTACATGCAGTTTTGACAATTCGCGATCATTTTACCTGCAATGACATACATATTTAATATTAGATAAATGTATTGAAAgctaaaaatttcaatttggcATTGTTTATCGCGTAATATGCATTCgtcatagatctcaacatatataTACCAAATTAAACTTCATTAAGAGATAAACGGCGTGCCATACATTCTCTTTGAGAATTAGCAAAAAGATCTGTCTGACGTCACTTATTCGATGCTTTAATTTccttctttttcttttgtttttaaagcaTTCGGATTTCAGTTGTTCCGTGAGGCAAAGAGTCACAGCGATGCGCAGGCAACATGCGTAGACAATGGCATGTCTCTGGCTATCGACACCAGTAGGCACACTCACTCAGCGATATTATCACTGCTTGACAACAACGGATATGGAGGCACGGATGCCTGGATCAACGGCAACCAGGATGGTAGTAAATGGGTCACCAGCGACGGAGATGAATTAACATGCTATCTTCCATGGCAAGATGGAGAGCCAAACGGTAGCGGCACTTGTCTTCAACTTTGGTAAATGCCTTTTCTGCAATATACTATGTGTGTTCTTCGAAAAGGTATTACATAAGCCATCACGAAATAGCAAGTCTGATGGCATAATATTACATTCCCTCGTTGTAGCAATTATTTTTCGAAATGATAGTATTACCTTCAAAAAAGGAGTAATGGCCATAGACAGACAAAATCACCTGAACGCTTCAGTGATGACAATACGTTTTTGAACAGTTACTGCATGCATGTTAACACAAAAAACTTGCTTTTGAAAGATTTACCATTTCATCGTCGGGCAATACTTTTGGTTGTCGTTTCAAAGCGATCAACAGTGTCAAACCAGGGTGACATACAATCTTTGGTGAATTATGACTTTTTTCTGTGACATACTTACTCCCTTGCTTAAGTGGGCATACACATGCCATTAAAATAACCGCTTATGAAATAAGCCCATATACTATCTGCATGTTTTCTTTTTATACAGGGCTGCAGTGGGCCATAAATGGGATGATACCCCGTGCAGTATTACAAAACCATTCGTATGTGGCCCAACAGGTACTGTATTTGAATAAATAGCCTGTAATGCACGTCCCCGGCGGCAAGCATTTGCtattaaaagaaaataatgtaGTAGGATAGGCTGTAGCTGCAAATAAATTCTGCTGTAAGTTTGGCGATTACGCTAACAATATTGCTTTGGAGTGAAATTTTCGACAGTTTTAAAGCCAGCACGTAGTGACACGAGCTAGGGAATAGTTTTTGTGACAACAATATGTATTCTGAAATGAAAAGATGACTGCAATTAAATAACAAAGAACTTGTCTTTCCATAAAGCGTTATGTTAATATGACTAATAGAATTGTCAGGATTCCTGAACAGTTTCTaggtatatatcagatattttcaTTGGGCACGCTGGTCAATTAATAATACAAGTGGTGGTGAAGGCTGGACTCATATCCGTGCCTTAAATGATAGTCATGACCAACTGAATCCCGTAGTACTAAACCTCTAACAAAGTAGCTAACTTATCGTATCGCCACAGTATATTTGTTATTACGTGCATCATTCTATTTTCCACGATTTAACCATACATCATTTTCGAAACAATTTCTATTCTTTTCTCGAAAACAttaatattacatatattatcaaacagaCTTGGGCTTCCGATTATTCGAAGATACGAGGGGCAAAGACGATGCACAGGCATCATGTGAAGCACATGGCATGACGTTGGCGATTGACACGAGTCCGATCACACATAAGGTGATCGATGGACTGCTTCACGACAATGGATATGCAAACACGGATGCCTGGATCAGTGGTCAGCAAGATGGAAGTGGTGCATGGGTCGACAATTATGGAGACGAACTGACATGTTATCTGCCATGGACTAGTGGAGAGCCAAATGGTAGCGGCGCTTGTCTGCAACTTTGGTGATTATCTTTTCATAATTATAAACATATTTCTCAACGGGTTTATTGATTTTGGTATTCAAAGCCATCTAACCATCTTGCATAATTCTTTATACTTACATACTAACACGATAAGCCTATTGTGTAGATAAGAACACTggaataaatattgaaatatttcattcaccATGAATTTACATTTAGGACCTAACTTCTCCAGCAAATATTGCCTTCTTTTGAAATCAATTGACAGGTAATTATATACGTTTCGTTGAAGTGAAgaacacagaaaaaatatttattctaaATTATATAAATACTCATTACCATGACATTAATTTCGCTTTTTTCGCCTGGTCCCGCAACGTAGAGGTTCCCATAACTAAAATGTTGACAGTTCTAGTGGCACCGCTAAtatgctaggcgactgatgccgtatgttgtgggttcgaactcGATTGAAAGCTAGCGTATCTCAGTAAAACACGATTATTGATTTAAGTCTGTAAGTAGTAAACAATGCATCCGCCACGGAAATCTGCCGACCTACCTCCTTTCCTTCAGATTTACACACCGCGTAAAGAAGACAACAAAGTTCCGAATCAAAACGTTTATAATACAACCCATACAATGAAGATCACCATAGCTAAATGCAAATCAAATCTAATCAGCACGTACGTTTTTTTCCCGTTATCATAGGGCTGAAAGAGACCATGACTGGGATGACACACCATGCAGTATAACCAAACCATACGTATGTGAACCTGCTGAGTAACTGAACCAGTGATACTTTCGAAGCAGATACCCTATTAAATattattgttacgtgcagagaaaacgaacaaaagggtgaactcagcagtttacgtttaaacaaaatttattacgaaaacaaaactaattgctaagtcagggatagagtacaagctttaaaagtgtacagattacttatctcagctgggacggcaagctccagtctcagagttgtaacagtcagtcggatgaatgaacagtcctttggcttgcaggcttgaagctgcacaaagtccacagtataaatccagcgttgacagtgaaggtcttgaaaagtcttgagaatgactactgctggagtttagtaacacacaagagacacgatcccaaaagtctgactggaagctgtgcacgtccctttataaaggcatataagaacaatctagaacttttattgacatgctaattactgttctaaaattatctcccttacacaactaatcaactttccagaacattccaaacatgactaattgaattcaaggttgtgaggtcatcaagggcagtgaccttgagaatgttccagactaattgaactcaggtcatgatgagtgtgggggaaatgacctacataacacaccccctcttcaaaaaaaagaaatttttcaaagaaaattctttcttttgcaaatgtaatcttgaaaaagatttaagtactcaaaatttgttttactctaaagtaaaatttcttgaaagtgaacaacaataaactctaaatacgagagagacagtctgcaattaaattgtctctgcctttgatatgtctaatgtcaagattaaactcctgtaacattaaactccatcttagcaatctctgatttttgcctttaaatttctgcagaaaaacaagagggttgtgatcaatataaaccactattggctgatttgaagaagtaacataaacttcaaaatgctgtaaagctaatatcaaggataaacactctttttcaattgtagagtagtttctctgggatttgttaaatttgcgtgaaaaatagcaaacaggatgtcccatgactatcttcttgcaatttgttgttggaaaacttgaaatggcactgatttggcataaagtatgcacggcaaagtccggttatttttactgagttcgataaagtcattgttcggcaaatacttggcttcctcctggagatattccgctttcgcaggattcagtccgtctggatgttgttccactggattactgtcgcagacatcttcgttgtggtagatgatgtttgtctttgttggaaca belongs to Ptychodera flava strain L36383 chromosome 17, AS_Pfla_20210202, whole genome shotgun sequence and includes:
- the LOC139115891 gene encoding C-type mannose receptor 2-like, translating into MKMLVISTVLILLYRTPFGLELFQDALSHGDAQASCEANGMSLVIDSNADIHSAILSLLSSNGLDSTDIWINGEQDSSGTWVDNNGNALGSYQPWEDGEPNGSGACLQLWAYVGHKWDDTPCSVTKPYVCDYISPFGFQLFREAKSHSDAQATCVDNGMSLAIDTSRHTHSAILSLLDNNGYGGTDAWINGNQDGSKWVTSDGDELTCYLPWQDGEPNGSGTCLQLWAAVGHKWDDTPCSITKPFVCGPTDLGFRLFEDTRGKDDAQASCEAHGMTLAIDTSPITHKVIDGLLHDNGYANTDAWISGQQDGSGAWVDNYGDELTCYLPWTSGEPNGSGACLQLWAERDHDWDDTPCSITKPYVCEPAE